One window of uncultured Methanoregula sp. genomic DNA carries:
- a CDS encoding undecaprenyl diphosphate synthase family protein, with protein sequence MIYWLYGQMLMRQLHDLPGHVCFMISGQDLADAPENLYRISQWCTEISAVVAKQNPTIHPGIRGVTFHIATDSPESLEPYLDEIRKIATIAHLILHIGDREEIAGSGMDVVVAIGKSGREEITECIRRMAQDHVRPESVDEKLLESYLTFKYTPDVVIKSGGDHLTDFLIWQSVYSELFFSDVNWKLFRKVDFLRVLRDYQSRIRRFGR encoded by the coding sequence ATGATCTACTGGCTTTACGGGCAGATGCTCATGAGACAGCTCCATGACCTGCCGGGCCATGTATGCTTCATGATAAGCGGGCAGGATCTGGCGGATGCCCCGGAGAATCTCTACCGTATTTCCCAGTGGTGCACCGAGATCTCCGCGGTAGTTGCAAAACAAAATCCGACTATACATCCCGGGATACGGGGGGTAACCTTCCACATTGCAACCGATTCTCCCGAATCCCTGGAGCCGTACCTGGATGAGATCCGGAAGATTGCCACGATTGCCCATCTGATTCTCCATATCGGTGACCGGGAGGAGATTGCCGGATCCGGTATGGATGTGGTTGTTGCCATCGGGAAGAGCGGGAGGGAGGAGATCACTGAATGTATCCGCAGGATGGCCCAGGATCATGTCAGGCCTGAAAGCGTGGATGAGAAACTCCTTGAATCCTATCTCACCTTCAAATATACTCCCGATGTCGTGATCAAGAGTGGCGGGGACCACCTGACTGATTTCCTCATCTGGCAGTCAGTCTATTCAGAACTTTTCTTCTCCGATGTGAACTGGAAACTCTTCCGGAAGGTGGATTTCCTCCGGGTACTGCGGGATTACCAGTCGAGAATACGCCGGTTCGGCCGGTAA